A stretch of Henckelia pumila isolate YLH828 chromosome 4, ASM3356847v2, whole genome shotgun sequence DNA encodes these proteins:
- the LOC140862399 gene encoding F-box/FBD/LRR-repeat protein At3g14710-like: MEEAVQIDNNSAKKPRTTDDDDENGHDFISNLPESILGRILSLLPTKEVLRTCVLSKDWEYKWTCIYDVDINDRERFSLAKTRRTSPFVRFVNKVLSPRNLSLKRFRLCCHREYHHNHILSWMSAVGMRNVEDLEIVYKACLFLPGRLLDCSSLTKVKLNWPCYFVVPVQKSFSSLKILYLDKVNFVDERNPYANQLMFDFPVLETLELQDCRWLKLNFVEINAPALTMFKVIRSLDRVEVGKCQIKISKAKLVKFEFVGRFVDNFDFSASSVFSATIDIHVIRKKELQVQLLFKGFSGLTDLKISGKVVEALARSYQRLPLPKFNMLKRLEVSTKCNSGALLELLHVMPLLESIVLDMWYWEDYDYGEVESVPSCIVSHLNEIRFRRFSKRLPDYRMADFLLTNALRLKKMLGLRRESSKERQRLKMYGSFTFREESEEREIENFWAKVRQNNVANAKSCT, translated from the exons ATGGAGGAAGCAGTTCAGATTGACAACAATTCAGCTAAGAAACCAAGAACTACTGATGACGACGACGAGAATGGCCATGACTTCATCAGCAATTTGCCAGAAAGTATTCTTGGTCGAATTTTGTCCCTCCTGCCCACGAAGGAAGTTCTACGAACTTGTGTTTTGTCTAAGGATTGGGAATACAAGTGGACTTGCATTTACGATGTAGACATTAATGATAGAGAGCGATTTTCACTTGCGAAAACTAGGAGGACGTCGCCCTTTGTTAGGTTTGTTAACAAGGTCCTCTCTCCGCGGAATTTGAGCTTAAAAAGATTTCGTCTTTGTTGTCATCGTGAGTACCATCATAATCACATTCTATCATGGATGTCAGCTGTAGGAATGAGGAATGTTGAGGATCTGGAAATAGTTTATAAAGCATGTCTTTTTCTACCCGGTCGCCTATTGGATTGCTCGTCATTGACTAAAGTGAAACTAAATTGGCCTTGTTATTTCGTAGTTCCAGTCCAGAAATCGTTTTCCAGTCTGAAGATTTTGTATCTTGATaaagttaattttgtagatgagCGAAATCCCTATGCCAACCAATTGATGTTTGATTTTCCGGTCCTAGAAACACTTGAACTACAAGACTGCAGGTGGTTGAAATTGAATTTTGTGGAAATCAATGCCCCGGCCTTAACGATGTTTAAGGTGATACGCTCGTTGGATCGTGTTGAAGTTGGCAAATGCCAGATTAAGATCTCTAAAGCCAAGCTTGTGAAGTTTGAATTTGTTGGTCGTTTTGTTGACAATTTTGACTTTAGTGCATCATCAGTTTTTTCTGCAACCATTGACATTCATGTGATTAGAAAGAAAGAATTACAAGTTCAGCTCTTATTTAAGGGATTCTCTGGACTAACTGATCTGAAAATATCCGGGAAGGTTGTTGAG GCCCTTGCGCGATCTTATCAAAGGCTTCCACTTCCTAAATTTAATATGCTGAAACGGCTAGAAGTTTCTACAAAATGCAACAGTGGAGCCCTTCTAGAGTTGCTGCATGTGATGCCACTTCTTGAATCGATTGTCTTAGATATG TGGTACTGGGAAGATTATGATTATGGTGAGGTGGAATCTGTGCCGTCCTGCATTGTGTCTCATCTTAATGAAATTCGATTTCGTCGTTTCAGCAAGAGGCTACCTGATTATCGCATGGCAGATTTTTTGTTGACAAATGCTTTGCGGCTCAAGAAAATGTTGGGGCTACGCAGGGAGAGTTCCAAAGAAAGGCAAAGGCTGAAAATGTATGGGTCGTTCACGTTCAGGGAGGAATCTGAAGAAAGGGAAATAGAGAATTTTTGGGCAAAAGTAAGACAAAATAATGTAGCAAATGCGAAAAGTTGTACTTGA